The Vitis vinifera cultivar Pinot Noir 40024 chromosome 12, ASM3070453v1 genome has a segment encoding these proteins:
- the LOC100263564 gene encoding disease resistance protein RPV1 isoform X4, with protein sequence MASSSTSLSVASSSSTHPWKYEVFLSFRGEDTRKSFTDHLHKALRRCGIHAFIDDRLRRGEQISSALLRAIEESRFSIIIFSEHYASSSWCLDELTKILQCVKEGRHTAFPVFYNVDPSHVRKQEGSYGVAFTKHEQVYRDNMEKVVEWRKALTVASNLSGWDSRDKHESEVIKEIVSKIWKKLNDASSCNMEALVGMASHIQNMVSLLRIGSDDVRMVGIWGMAGIGKTTIAEAVYQKIRTRFEGCCFLSNVREKSQKNDPAVIQMELLSQIFEEGNLNTGVLSGGINVIEKTLHSMRVLIVLDDVDCPQQLEVLAGNHNWFSPGSRIIITTREKHLLDEKVEIYVAKELNKDEARKLFYQHAFKYKPPVGDFVQLCDRALNYTKGIPLALKILGRFLYNRSKKEWESELEKLRRIPNKEIQDVLRISFDGLDDNQKDIFLDIACFFKGQDKDYVIKLLKSCDFFPEIEIRNLIDKSLVTISYNKLCMHDLIQEMGWEIVRQESIKDPGKRSRLWVNDDVIDMLTTNTGTEAVEGMVLNLSTLKELHFSVNVFTKMNKLRVLRFYDAQIWGSSWIGRHNDRYKSPYTECKFHLSGDFKFLSNHLRSLHWDGYPLKSLPSNFHPEKLLELKMCFSQLEQLWEGNKSFQKLKFIELSHSQHLIKTPDFSGAPKLRRIILEGCTSLVKVHPSIGALKKLIFLNLEGCKNLKSFSSSIHLESLQTITLSGCSKLKKFPEVQGAMDNLPELSLKGTAIKGLPLSIEYLNGLSLLNLEECKSLESLPGCIFKLKSLKTLILSNCSRLKKLPEIQENMESLKKLFLDDTGLRELPSSIEHLNGLVLLKLKNCKKLASLPESICKLTSLQTLTLSGCSELKKLPDDMGSLQCLVKLKANGTGIQEVPTSITLLTKLEVLSLAGCKGGESKSRNLALCLRSSPTKGLRPSFLPVLYSLRKLNLSGCNLLEGALPSDLSSLSWLECLDLSRNSFITVPNLSRLPRLKRLILEHCKSLRSLPELPSNIEKLLANDCTSLETFSNPSSAYAWRNSRHLNFQFYNCFRLVENEQSDNVEAILRGIRLVASISNFVAPHYELKWYDAVVPGSSIPEWFTDQSLGCSVTVELPPHWCTTRLMGLAVCFVFHPNIGMGKFGRSEYFSMNESGGFSLHNTASTHFSKADHIWFGYRPLYGEVFSPSIDHLKVSFAGSNRAGEVVKKCGARLVFEQDEPCGREEEMNHTQLAGRSRGLQK encoded by the exons ATGGCTTCTTCTTCAACCAGTCTCTCAGTAGCTTCTTCCTCTTCCACCCATCCATGGAAGTATGAAGTCTTCCTTAGTTTCAGAGGAGAAGACACCCGCAAAAGCTTTACTGATCATCTTCACAAGGCGCTTCGTCGATGTGGAATCCACGCTTTCATAGATGACCGACTCAGGAGAGGCGAACAAATATCTTCAGCACTCCTAAGGGCAATTGAAGAATCAAGGTTTTCCATCATCATTTTCTCCGAACACTATGCTTCTTCAAGTTGGTGTTTGGATGAACTTACAAAGATTCTTCAGTGTGTCAAAGAGGGAAGACATACAGCTTTTCCTGTTTTCTATAATGTAGATCCCTCTCATGTAAGAAAACAAGAAGGGAGTTATGGAGTAGCATTTACAAAGCATGAACAAGTTTACAGGGACAACATGGAGAAAGTGGTCGAGTGGAGAAAAGCTCTAACTGTGGCATCCAATCTTTCTGGATGGGATTCACGAGATAA ACATGAATCCGAGGTTATTAAGGAAATTGTTTCCAAGATCTGGAAAAAACTGAATGATGCATCCTCATGCAACATGGAGGCTCTAGTTGGAATGGCTTCTCATATACAGAACATGGTTTCATTATTACGTATTGGGTCAGATGATGTTCGGATGGTAGGAATTTGGGGCATGGCTGGCATAGGTAAGACTACCATTGCTGAGGCTGTTTATCAGAAAATTCGCACTCGATTTGAAGGTTGTTGCTTTCTTTCAAATGTTAgagaaaaatcacaaaaaaatgaTCCAGCTGTTATACAAATGGAACTCCTTTCACAAATTTTTGAGGAAGGAAATCTAAATACAGGAGTTCTCAGTGGAGGAATCAACGTTATAGAAAAAACACTTCACTCCATGAGAGTCCTTATTGTTCTTGATGATGTGGATTGCCCACAACAATTGGAGGTTTTAGCTGGAAATCATAACTGGTTTAGTCCAGGAAGTCGAATTATCATCACAACCAGAGAAAAGCATTTGCTAGATGAGAAAGTGGAAATATATGTGGCTAAGGAATTAAACAAAGATGAAGCTCGTAAGCTCTTTTATCAGCATGCCTTTAAATATAAACCTCCTGTAGGAGATTTTGTACAACTATGTGACCGTGCCCTAAATTATACAAAGGGCATTCCCTTAGCCCTTAAAATCTTGGGTCGTTTTTTATACAATAGAAGCAAAAAGGAATGGGAGAGTGAATTGGAAAAACTTAGAAGAATTCCAAACAAAGAGATTCAAGATGTGTTGAGAATAAGTTTTGATGGATTAGATGATAATCAAAAGGATATATTTCTCGACATCGCATGCTTCTTTAAAGGGCAAGACAAAGATTACGTCATAAAACTACTGAAAAGTTGTGATTTCTTTCCAGAAATTGAAATACGTAATCTTATAGATAAGTCTCTCGTAACTATTTCATATAATAAGTTGTGCATGCATGATTTGATACAAGAAATGGGATGGGAAATTGTTCGGCAAGAATCTATTAAAGACCCCGGCAAACGCAGCAGGTTGTGGGTTAATGATGATGTCATTGATATGCTAACAACAAATACA GGGACTGAAGCAGTTGAAGGCATGGTCCTTAACTTGTCTACTTTGAAAGAGCTACACTTCAGTGTTAATGTCTTCACAAAGATGAACAAATTAAGAGTGCTCAGATTCTATGATGCACAAATATGGGGAAGTTCTTGGATAGGGAGACACAATGATCGCTATAAAAGTCCATACACTGAATGTAAATTCCATCTTTCTGGGGATTTTAAATTTCTGTCCAACCACTTAAGATCTCTCCACTGGGATGGATACCCTTTGAAGTCCCTTCCATCAAATTTTCATCCTGAGAAGCTTCTCGAGTTGAAAATGTGCTTTAGTCAGCTTGAACAACTATGGGAAGGAAACAAG TCATTTCAGAAGTTAAAGTTCATCGAACTTAGCCACTCTCAACATCTTATCAAAACACCAGACTTCTCTGGAGCTCCAAAGCTCAGGAGAATAATTCTTGAAGGTTGTACAAGTTTAGTCAAGGTTCACCCATCCATTGGAGCTCTCAAGAAGCTTATTTTCCTGAATTTAGAAGGCTGCAAGAACCTCAAGAGTTTCTCGAGCAGCATCCATCTGGAGTCTCTTCAAACTATTACTCTCTCTGGCTGCTCAAAACTGAAGAAATTTCCAGAGGTCCAGGGAGCCATGGATAATTTACCAGAGCTTTCTTTAAAAGGGACTGCTATAAAAGGATTGCCATTGTCCATTGAATATCTGAATGGACTTTCTTTATTAAATCTGGAAGAGTGCAAAAGCCTTGAGTCATTACCGGGCTGCATTTTTAAGTTGAAGTCCCTGAAAACTCTTATTCTTTCAAACTGCTCTAGACTGAAGAAGCTTCCAGAGATACAGGAAAATATGGAGAGTTTGAAAAAGCTTTTTCTAGATGACACTGGTCTAAGAGAGCTACCTTCATCAATTGAGCATCTAAATGGGCTTGTTTTGTTGAAGctgaaaaattgtaaaaaactTGCAAGTCTTCCGGAAAGCATTTGTAAGCTGACGTCTCTTCAGACTCTTACTCTCTCTGGTTGTTCAGAACTGAAGAAATTGCCAGATGACATGGGGAGCCTACAATGTTTAGTAAAGCTCAAAGCAAATGGAACTGGTATACAAGAGGTACCCACCTCTATTACTCTTTTGACAAAGCTTGAAGTATTATCATTAGCAGGATGCAAGGGAGGGGAATCTAAGTCAAGGAATCTGGCTTTATGTTTGCGCTCATCACCAACAAAAGGATTGCGACCGTCTTTTTTGCCTGTTCTATACTCCTTGAGAAAGTTGAATTTAAGTGGCTGCAACCTATTGGAAGGAGCCCTACCCAGTGATCTTAGCTCCTTATCTTGGTTGGAATGTTTAGATCTGAGTAGAAACAGTTTCATCACCGTGCCTAACCTCAGTCGACTTCCTCGACTCAAAAGGCTCATATTGGAACACTGCAAGAGTCTTCGATCTTTGCCAGAGCTTCcatcaaatattgaaaaattattggcCAATGATTGCACATCCCTGGAAACCTTTTCAAATCCATCAAGTGCATATGCATGGAGGAACTCCAGACATTTAAACTTTCAATTTTATAATTGCTTCCGACTAGTGGAGAATGAGCAGAGTGACAATGTGGAAGCTATCTTACGGGGAATTCGGCTTGTTGCATCAATATCGAACTTTGTGGCTCCG CATTATGAACTTAAGTGGTATGACGCTGTTGTTCCTGGGAGTAGCATTCCAGAGTGGTTCACCGATCAGAGCCTGGGGTGTTCAGTAACTGTAGAGCTGCCTCCACATTGGTGTACTACCAGGTTGATGGGATTGgctgtttgttttgttttccacCCAAACATCGGCATGGGTAAGTTCGGCCGTTCTGAATATTTTAGTATGAACGAATCTGGAGGCTTCTCTCTCCACAACACGGCTTCCACGCATTTTTCAAAAGCTGACCACATCTGGTTTGGGTATCGACCCCTTTATGGAGAGGTTTTCAGCCCGAGCATCGATCACCTGAAGGTTTCCTTTGCTGGATCCAATCGTGCCGGCGAAGTGGTGAAAAAGTGTGGGGCTCGTCTGGTATTTGAGCAAGATGAACCATGTGGCCGGGAGGAGGAGATGAACCAT ACACAGTTGGCTGGTCGTAGTAGAGGCCTGCAGAAGTAG
- the LOC100263564 gene encoding disease resistance protein RPV1 isoform X1 — translation MASSSTSLSVASSSSTHPWKYEVFLSFRGEDTRKSFTDHLHKALRRCGIHAFIDDRLRRGEQISSALLRAIEESRFSIIIFSEHYASSSWCLDELTKILQCVKEGRHTAFPVFYNVDPSHVRKQEGSYGVAFTKHEQVYRDNMEKVVEWRKALTVASNLSGWDSRDKHESEVIKEIVSKIWKKLNDASSCNMEALVGMASHIQNMVSLLRIGSDDVRMVGIWGMAGIGKTTIAEAVYQKIRTRFEGCCFLSNVREKSQKNDPAVIQMELLSQIFEEGNLNTGVLSGGINVIEKTLHSMRVLIVLDDVDCPQQLEVLAGNHNWFSPGSRIIITTREKHLLDEKVEIYVAKELNKDEARKLFYQHAFKYKPPVGDFVQLCDRALNYTKGIPLALKILGRFLYNRSKKEWESELEKLRRIPNKEIQDVLRISFDGLDDNQKDIFLDIACFFKGQDKDYVIKLLKSCDFFPEIEIRNLIDKSLVTISYNKLCMHDLIQEMGWEIVRQESIKDPGKRSRLWVNDDVIDMLTTNTGTEAVEGMVLNLSTLKELHFSVNVFTKMNKLRVLRFYDAQIWGSSWIGRHNDRYKSPYTECKFHLSGDFKFLSNHLRSLHWDGYPLKSLPSNFHPEKLLELKMCFSQLEQLWEGNKSFQKLKFIELSHSQHLIKTPDFSGAPKLRRIILEGCTSLVKVHPSIGALKKLIFLNLEGCKNLKSFSSSIHLESLQTITLSGCSKLKKFPEVQGAMDNLPELSLKGTAIKGLPLSIEYLNGLSLLNLEECKSLESLPGCIFKLKSLKTLILSNCSRLKKLPEIQENMESLKKLFLDDTGLRELPSSIEHLNGLVLLKLKNCKKLASLPESICKLTSLQTLTLSGCSELKKLPDDMGSLQCLVKLKANGTGIQEVPTSITLLTKLEVLSLAGCKGGESKSRNLALCLRSSPTKGLRPSFLPVLYSLRKLNLSGCNLLEGALPSDLSSLSWLECLDLSRNSFITVPNLSRLPRLKRLILEHCKSLRSLPELPSNIEKLLANDCTSLETFSNPSSAYAWRNSRHLNFQFYNCFRLVENEQSDNVEAILRGIRLVASISNFVAPHYELKWYDAVVPGSSIPEWFTDQSLGCSVTVELPPHWCTTRLMGLAVCFVFHPNIGMGKFGRSEYFSMNESGGFSLHNTASTHFSKADHIWFGYRPLYGEVFSPSIDHLKVSFAGSNRAGEVVKKCGARLVFEQDEPCGREEEMNHVHEDWLEVPFYIPRHSWLVVVEACRSSLQT, via the exons ATGGCTTCTTCTTCAACCAGTCTCTCAGTAGCTTCTTCCTCTTCCACCCATCCATGGAAGTATGAAGTCTTCCTTAGTTTCAGAGGAGAAGACACCCGCAAAAGCTTTACTGATCATCTTCACAAGGCGCTTCGTCGATGTGGAATCCACGCTTTCATAGATGACCGACTCAGGAGAGGCGAACAAATATCTTCAGCACTCCTAAGGGCAATTGAAGAATCAAGGTTTTCCATCATCATTTTCTCCGAACACTATGCTTCTTCAAGTTGGTGTTTGGATGAACTTACAAAGATTCTTCAGTGTGTCAAAGAGGGAAGACATACAGCTTTTCCTGTTTTCTATAATGTAGATCCCTCTCATGTAAGAAAACAAGAAGGGAGTTATGGAGTAGCATTTACAAAGCATGAACAAGTTTACAGGGACAACATGGAGAAAGTGGTCGAGTGGAGAAAAGCTCTAACTGTGGCATCCAATCTTTCTGGATGGGATTCACGAGATAA ACATGAATCCGAGGTTATTAAGGAAATTGTTTCCAAGATCTGGAAAAAACTGAATGATGCATCCTCATGCAACATGGAGGCTCTAGTTGGAATGGCTTCTCATATACAGAACATGGTTTCATTATTACGTATTGGGTCAGATGATGTTCGGATGGTAGGAATTTGGGGCATGGCTGGCATAGGTAAGACTACCATTGCTGAGGCTGTTTATCAGAAAATTCGCACTCGATTTGAAGGTTGTTGCTTTCTTTCAAATGTTAgagaaaaatcacaaaaaaatgaTCCAGCTGTTATACAAATGGAACTCCTTTCACAAATTTTTGAGGAAGGAAATCTAAATACAGGAGTTCTCAGTGGAGGAATCAACGTTATAGAAAAAACACTTCACTCCATGAGAGTCCTTATTGTTCTTGATGATGTGGATTGCCCACAACAATTGGAGGTTTTAGCTGGAAATCATAACTGGTTTAGTCCAGGAAGTCGAATTATCATCACAACCAGAGAAAAGCATTTGCTAGATGAGAAAGTGGAAATATATGTGGCTAAGGAATTAAACAAAGATGAAGCTCGTAAGCTCTTTTATCAGCATGCCTTTAAATATAAACCTCCTGTAGGAGATTTTGTACAACTATGTGACCGTGCCCTAAATTATACAAAGGGCATTCCCTTAGCCCTTAAAATCTTGGGTCGTTTTTTATACAATAGAAGCAAAAAGGAATGGGAGAGTGAATTGGAAAAACTTAGAAGAATTCCAAACAAAGAGATTCAAGATGTGTTGAGAATAAGTTTTGATGGATTAGATGATAATCAAAAGGATATATTTCTCGACATCGCATGCTTCTTTAAAGGGCAAGACAAAGATTACGTCATAAAACTACTGAAAAGTTGTGATTTCTTTCCAGAAATTGAAATACGTAATCTTATAGATAAGTCTCTCGTAACTATTTCATATAATAAGTTGTGCATGCATGATTTGATACAAGAAATGGGATGGGAAATTGTTCGGCAAGAATCTATTAAAGACCCCGGCAAACGCAGCAGGTTGTGGGTTAATGATGATGTCATTGATATGCTAACAACAAATACA GGGACTGAAGCAGTTGAAGGCATGGTCCTTAACTTGTCTACTTTGAAAGAGCTACACTTCAGTGTTAATGTCTTCACAAAGATGAACAAATTAAGAGTGCTCAGATTCTATGATGCACAAATATGGGGAAGTTCTTGGATAGGGAGACACAATGATCGCTATAAAAGTCCATACACTGAATGTAAATTCCATCTTTCTGGGGATTTTAAATTTCTGTCCAACCACTTAAGATCTCTCCACTGGGATGGATACCCTTTGAAGTCCCTTCCATCAAATTTTCATCCTGAGAAGCTTCTCGAGTTGAAAATGTGCTTTAGTCAGCTTGAACAACTATGGGAAGGAAACAAG TCATTTCAGAAGTTAAAGTTCATCGAACTTAGCCACTCTCAACATCTTATCAAAACACCAGACTTCTCTGGAGCTCCAAAGCTCAGGAGAATAATTCTTGAAGGTTGTACAAGTTTAGTCAAGGTTCACCCATCCATTGGAGCTCTCAAGAAGCTTATTTTCCTGAATTTAGAAGGCTGCAAGAACCTCAAGAGTTTCTCGAGCAGCATCCATCTGGAGTCTCTTCAAACTATTACTCTCTCTGGCTGCTCAAAACTGAAGAAATTTCCAGAGGTCCAGGGAGCCATGGATAATTTACCAGAGCTTTCTTTAAAAGGGACTGCTATAAAAGGATTGCCATTGTCCATTGAATATCTGAATGGACTTTCTTTATTAAATCTGGAAGAGTGCAAAAGCCTTGAGTCATTACCGGGCTGCATTTTTAAGTTGAAGTCCCTGAAAACTCTTATTCTTTCAAACTGCTCTAGACTGAAGAAGCTTCCAGAGATACAGGAAAATATGGAGAGTTTGAAAAAGCTTTTTCTAGATGACACTGGTCTAAGAGAGCTACCTTCATCAATTGAGCATCTAAATGGGCTTGTTTTGTTGAAGctgaaaaattgtaaaaaactTGCAAGTCTTCCGGAAAGCATTTGTAAGCTGACGTCTCTTCAGACTCTTACTCTCTCTGGTTGTTCAGAACTGAAGAAATTGCCAGATGACATGGGGAGCCTACAATGTTTAGTAAAGCTCAAAGCAAATGGAACTGGTATACAAGAGGTACCCACCTCTATTACTCTTTTGACAAAGCTTGAAGTATTATCATTAGCAGGATGCAAGGGAGGGGAATCTAAGTCAAGGAATCTGGCTTTATGTTTGCGCTCATCACCAACAAAAGGATTGCGACCGTCTTTTTTGCCTGTTCTATACTCCTTGAGAAAGTTGAATTTAAGTGGCTGCAACCTATTGGAAGGAGCCCTACCCAGTGATCTTAGCTCCTTATCTTGGTTGGAATGTTTAGATCTGAGTAGAAACAGTTTCATCACCGTGCCTAACCTCAGTCGACTTCCTCGACTCAAAAGGCTCATATTGGAACACTGCAAGAGTCTTCGATCTTTGCCAGAGCTTCcatcaaatattgaaaaattattggcCAATGATTGCACATCCCTGGAAACCTTTTCAAATCCATCAAGTGCATATGCATGGAGGAACTCCAGACATTTAAACTTTCAATTTTATAATTGCTTCCGACTAGTGGAGAATGAGCAGAGTGACAATGTGGAAGCTATCTTACGGGGAATTCGGCTTGTTGCATCAATATCGAACTTTGTGGCTCCG CATTATGAACTTAAGTGGTATGACGCTGTTGTTCCTGGGAGTAGCATTCCAGAGTGGTTCACCGATCAGAGCCTGGGGTGTTCAGTAACTGTAGAGCTGCCTCCACATTGGTGTACTACCAGGTTGATGGGATTGgctgtttgttttgttttccacCCAAACATCGGCATGGGTAAGTTCGGCCGTTCTGAATATTTTAGTATGAACGAATCTGGAGGCTTCTCTCTCCACAACACGGCTTCCACGCATTTTTCAAAAGCTGACCACATCTGGTTTGGGTATCGACCCCTTTATGGAGAGGTTTTCAGCCCGAGCATCGATCACCTGAAGGTTTCCTTTGCTGGATCCAATCGTGCCGGCGAAGTGGTGAAAAAGTGTGGGGCTCGTCTGGTATTTGAGCAAGATGAACCATGTGGCCGGGAGGAGGAGATGAACCAT GTACATGAAGATTGGTTGGAGGTCCCATTTTACATTCCAAG ACACAGTTGGCTGGTCGTAGTAGAGGCCTGCAGAAGTAGTCTCCAAACATGA